The following proteins come from a genomic window of Miscanthus floridulus cultivar M001 chromosome 2, ASM1932011v1, whole genome shotgun sequence:
- the LOC136540078 gene encoding probable pectinesterase/pectinesterase inhibitor 21, whose amino-acid sequence MKGAVIGASTVLVVAVVATICVVSFRGSGNGDRDEGEMSTSVKSIKSFCQPVDYRETCEKALKAAAGNATSPTDLAKAIFKVTSDRIEKAVRESAVLNELKNDPRTSGALDNCRELLDYAIDDLKTTFDRLGGFEMTNFKSAVDDLRTWLSSALTYQETCLDGFENTTTAAAGKMRKALNSSQELTENILALVDEFSETLANLGIPSFHRRLLAEHASGVPSWMPDAKRRLLKVSPGEKGFKPDVTVAKDGSGDFKTINAALAKVPVKSATTYVMYVKAGTYREYVSVPRNVTNLVMIGDGATQTVITGDKSFMMNITTKDTATMEAIGNGFLMRGIGVENTAGAKNHQAVALRVQSDMSAFYECQFDGYQDTLYTHTSRQYYRDCVITGTIDFIFGNAQVVFQNCLIQVRKCMNNQQNIVTAQGRKERRSAGGTVIHNCTIEPHPEFEKSAGKLKTFLGRPWKEHSRTLYIQSEIGGFIDPKGWLPWLGDFGLNTCYYAEVENRGPGADMSKRVKWRGVKNVTYQHALQKYTVESFIQGQHWLPNLGVPFIPGLLPQNQSGRIH is encoded by the coding sequence ATGAAAGGCGCCGTCATCGGAGCGTCGACCGtcctggtggtggcggtggtcgccaccatctgcGTCGTATCCTTCAGAGGCAGCGGCAATGGCGACAGGGACGAGGGCGAGATGTCCACGTCGGTGAAGTCCATCAAGTCCTTCTGCCAGCCCGTGGACTACAGGGAGACGTGCGAGAAGGCGCTCAAGGCGGCGGCCGGGAACGCCACCAGCCCGACGGACCTGGCCAAGGCAATCTTCAAGGTGACGTCCGACCGGATCGAGAAGGCCGTGCGCGAGTCCGCCGTGCTCAACGAGCTCAAGAACGACCCGCGCACGTCGGGCGCGCTCGACAACTGCAGGGAGCTGCTGGACTACGCCATCGACGACCTCAAGACCACCTTCGACAGGCTGGGCGGCTTCGAGATGACCAACTTCAAGAGCGCCGTGGACGACCTCCGGACGTGGCTCAGCTCCGCGCTCACGTACCAGGAGACGTGCCTCGACGGGTTCGAGAACACGACCACGGCCGCGGCGGGCAAGATGCGCAAGGCGCTCAACAGCTCGCAGGAGCTGACGGAGAACATCCTGGCGCTCGTGGACGAGTTCTCCGAGACGCTCGCCAACCTGGGCATCCCGAGCTTCCACCGCCGGCTTCTCGCGGAGCACGCCAGCGGCGTGCCCTCGTGGATGCCCGACGCCAAGCGCCGGCTGCTGAAGGTCTCCCCCGGCGAGAAGGGTTTCAAGCCGGACGTGACGGTGGCCAAGGACGGCAGCGGCGACTTCAAGACCATCAACGCGGCGCTGGCCAAGGTTCCGGTGAAGAGCGCCACCACGTACGTCATGTACGTCAAGGCCGGCACGTACAGGGAGTACGTGTCCGTGCCCCGGAACGTGACGAACCTGGTGATGATCGGCGACGGCGCCACCCAGACGGTGATCACGGGCGACAAGAGCTTCATGATGAACATCACCACCAAGGACACGGCGACGATGGAGGCGATCGGGAACGGCTTTCTGATGCGCGGCATCGGCGTGGAGAACACGGCGGGCGCCAAGAACCACCAGGCGGTGGCGCTGCGCGTGCAGAGCGACATGTCGGCGTTCTACGAGTGCCAGTTCGACGGGTACCAGGACACGCTGTACACGCACACGAGCCGGCAGTACTACCGCGACTGCGTCATCACGGGCACCATCGACTTCATCTTCGGCAACGCGCAGGTGGTTTTCCAGAACTGCCTCATCCAGGTGCGCAAGTGCATGAACAACCAGCAGAACATCGTCACGGCGCAGGGCCGCAAGGAGCGGCGGTCGGCGGGCGGCACCGTCATCCACAACTGCACCATCGAGCCGCACCCGGAGTTCGAGAAGAGCGCCGGCAAGCTCAAGACCTTCCTGGGGCGGCCGTGGAAGGAGCACTCGCGCACGCTCTACATCCAGTCGGAGATCGGCGGGTTCATCGACCCGAAGGGGTGGCTGCCGTGGCTCGGCGACTTCGGCCTCAACACCTGCTACTACGCCGAGGTGGAGAACCGCGGGCCCGGCGCCGACATGAGCAAGCGCGTCAAGTGGAGGGGTGTCAAGAACGTCACCTACCAGCACGCGCTGCAGAAGTACACCGTCGAGAGCTTCATCCAGGGCCAGCACTGGCTCCCAAACCTCGGCGTGCCATTCATCCCGGGGCTGCTGCCGCAGAACCAGTCTGGCAGGATACACTGA
- the LOC136532986 gene encoding calpain-type cysteine protease DEK1-like: MEEEGHHGVVLACSICGFLFAVLSPLSFWVLWAVNWRPWRLYSWIYARKWPTYVQGPQLSTLCSLLTLFAWLVVISPIAVLLVWGSILIALLERNIIGLAVIMAGVALLLSFYSIMLWWRTQWQSSKAVAYLLLLAVGLLCAYDFCAIYVTAGASASELNSPSGFFFGVSAISLAINMLFICKILFNVSGFDVDEYMRRSYKFAYSDCVEVAPVSCSPEPPDPSELYMTKSSRVLHLGLLYISSLLVLVAYSILYGLTSKEARWLGALTSVAVVILDWNLGLCSFRFELLKSRMIVLFVAGTSRAFLISFGVHYWYLGHCISYAFVASVLLSAAVSSWLSISNPSVARIDALRSTVIKLREGFRRKGQNSSSNSSEGCGSSLKRSSGSVEAGQNGNATDSMYRSNSQSDGVNWSSIPFDRSNSCQEGRSSDKNIDSARASLAHRSNSCLSAVQDSETAVVSIDRHGDPTTSLVCSSGGLESHGCEPSGSATTSGNQQLLDLNLAVIFQDRLNDPRISSMLKKNGGLGDVELANLLQDKGLDPNFSYMLKDKVMDPRILALLQRSSLDADREHQDDVDVTATDSDRLDTTIANQISLSEELRRSGLEKWLNISRLIFHHLAGSPIRAFIVFTVMFIIETATVAIYRPETIKVINATHEQFEFGFSILLLSPVVCSIMAFIWSLRAEEMMMTSKPRKYGFIAWLLSTCVGLFLSFLSKSSVILGLSLTVPLMVACLSFAVPIWMCNGYRFWIPGREFDTRENVSQAPGKKERALFVISIAVFTASVIGLGAIVSAKPLDALGYKGWDADKNSFYSPYATSMYLGWALSSTIAVITTGLIPIVAWFATYRFSPSSAICVGLFATVLVSFCGASYWGVVNSREDGVPLKADFLAALLPLLCIPAFFSLFTGLYKWKDDDWKISRGVYLFVGMGMLLLFGAVAAVIVTIRPWTVGVACLVAILFLVFVIGVIHYWTSNNFYLTRTQMLLVCSIAFLLALAAFLMVLFHGKPFVGASIGYFSFIFLLTGRALTVLLSPPIVVYSPRVLPVYVYDAHADSAKNVSYAFLILYGIALATEVWGVIASLIMSPPFVGAGVSAATLVIAFSFAVSRPCLTLKMMEDAVHFLSKDTVVQAMSRSANKTRNAISGTYSAPQRSASSAALLVGDPALTLDRAGNFVLPRADVMKLRDRLRNEEIAAGSFLCGVKDCLVICPQSLSNVDYRRNMCAHARILALEEAIDTEWVYMWDKFGGYLLLLLGLTAKAEQIQDEVRLRLFLDSIGLSDLSAKEIKKWMPEDRRQFELIQESYIREKEMEEEALMQRREEEGKGRERRRALLEREERKWKELEISLLSSIPNTGSRDAAAMAAAVRAVGGDSALEDSFARDRVSSIANHIRKAQLARRAEQTGIPGTVCILDDEPRSTGRHCGELDLCLCQSQKVTLSIAVMVQPVSGPVCLFGSEFQKKVCWEILVAGSEQGMEAGQVGLRLVTKGERMTTVAKEWNIGASSIADGRWHLVTVTLDADLGEATSFIDGVYDGYQNGLPLPTDNGIWEPGTDIWVGARPPTDLDAFGRSDSEGSDSKMQIMDAFLWGRCLSEDEVTVLHTAMSPAEYGFFDLAPGDAWHGSYSARVDDWESEDAYEVYDQGDVEWDGQYSSGRKRPVHDAVAIDIDSFARRPRKPRFETRDEVNQRMLSVERAVRDALVAKGERNFTDQEFPPEDRSLFVDPMNPPLKLQVVSEWMRPSDIAKEISISSQPCLFSGSVNSSDVCQGRLGDCWFLSAVAVLTEMSRISEVIITPEYNDEGIYTVRFCIQGEWVAVVVDDWIPCESPGKPAFATSRKQNELWVSILEKAYAKLHGSYEALEGGLVQDALVDLTGGAGEEIDMRSPQAQLDLASGRLWSQLLHFKQEGFLLGAGSPSGSDAHISSSGIVQGHAYSILQVREVDGHKLIQIRNPWANEVEWNGPWSDSSPEWTERMKHKIMHVPQSKNGVFWMSWQDFQIHFRSIYVCRVYPPEMRYSVHGQWRGYNAGGCQDYDSWHQNPQYRLRVTGRDALYPVHVFITLTQGVGFSRKTNGFRNYQSSHDSSMFYIGMRILKTQGCRAAYNIYMHESAGGTDYVNSREISCELVLDPYPKGYTIVPTTIHPGEEAPFVLSVFSKASIKLEAV; the protein is encoded by the exons ATGGAAGAGGAGGGACACCACGGAGTTGTTTTGGCATGCAGCATCTGTGGGTTCCTCTTCGCTGTCCTTAGCCCTCTCAGCTTTTGGGTTCTATGGGCTGTGAATTGGAGGCCATGGAGGTTATACAG TTGGATATATGCAAGGAAATGGCCAACATATGTGCAAGGACCTCAACTAAGCACACTTTGCAGCCTTTTGACTCTTTTTGCATGGCTTGTTGTCATTTCTCCTATAGCAGTTCTGCTCGTGTGGGGAAGCATCCTTATTGCTCTTCTGGAAAGGAACATAATTGGTTTAGCTGTTATAATGGCGGGTGTTGCTTTGCTTCTGTCATTCTACTCTATAATGCTCTGGTGGAGAACACAATGGCAAAGCTCAA AGGCTGTTGCTTACCTTCTCCTCCTGGCAGTAGGCCTACTATGTGCCTACGACTTTTGTGCTATTTATGTGACGGCTGGTGCTAGTGCTTCCGAGCTTAATTCTCCATCAGGGTTCTTCTTCGGGGTGTCTGCAATATCATTGGCCATCAATATGCTTTTTATATGTAAAATACTGTTTAATG TAAGTGGATTTGATGTTGATGAATATATGCGGAGGTCGTACAAGTTTGCCTATTCTGACTGTGTTGAAGTGGCTCCTGTTTCATGCTCTCCTGAGCCACCAGATCCTAGTGAGTTATACATGACAAAATCCAGCAG GGTCTTGCATTTAGGGCTTCTCTACATTAGCTCGCTGCTTGTGCTTGTTGCCTATTCCATCTTGTACGGTCTTACATCAAAAGAAGCTCGTTGGCTGGGTGCTTTAACTTCAGTTGCAGTGGTGATCCTTG ACTGGAATCTGGGCTTGTGTTCATTTAGATTTGAGCTTCTTAAAAGTCGGATGATAGTGTTATTTGTGGCTGGAACATCAAGGGCTTTCCTTATATCCTTCGGAGTGCATTACTG GTACCTTGGCCATTGCATCAGTTATGCTTTTGTAGCATCTGTGCTTTTATCTGCTGCTGTCTCTTCCTGGCTTTCTATTTCAAACCCCTCAGTTGCAAGGATAGACGCTCTAAGAAGTACAGTTATAAAGCTGCGAGAGGGATTTCGAAGAAAAGGACAAAATAGTTCTTCAAATTCATCAGAAGGCTGTGGCTCTAGTTTGAAGCGTAGTAGCGGTAGTGTTGAAGCTGGTCAAAATGGTAATGCAACGGATTCTATGTACAGAAGCAACTCACAAAGCGATGGTGTCAATTGGAGCAGTATTCCTTTTGATCGATCAAACAGTTGTCAAGAAGGCCGGAGCTCTGACAAGAACATAGATAGTGCACGTGCAAGCTTAGCTCATCGGAGTAATTCATGCCTATCTGCTGTCCAAGACTCTGAAACTGCTGTTGTTTCAATAGATAGGCATGGAGATCCCACTACTTCACTTGTTTGTTCTAGCGGTGGTTTGGAAAGTCATGGCTGTGAGCCTAGTGGATCAGCCACCACCTCAGGTAATCAACAGTTATTGGATTTGAACCTGGCAGTGATATTTCAGGACAGATTAAATGACCCAAGGATTTCATCTATGCTAAAAAAGAACGGTGGACTTGGAGATGTAGAACTAGCTAATCTTCTTCAGGATAAAGGATTGGATCCAAATTTTTCCTACATGCTGAAAGACAAAGTTATGGATCCACGGATTTTAGCTTTGCTACAGAGGAGCAGCTTAGATGCAGATAGAGAGCATCAAGATGATGTAGATGTCACAGCTACTGATTCAGATAGATTGGATACCACTATTGCAAACCAGATCTCTCTGTCAGAAGAACTAAGGAGAAGCGGTCTAGAAAAATGGTTGAACATTTCAAGGCTAATATTCCATCATTTAGCTGGATCCCCAATACGTGCTTTTATTGTTTTCACAGTAATGTTCATAATAGAGACTGCTACTGTGGCTATATATCGACCAGAGACCATCAAAGTGATAAATGCAACACATGAACAG TTTGAATTTGGTTTCTCGATACTGCTTCTGTCACCAGTTGTCTGCTCCATTATGGCATTCATTTGGTCTCTGCGTGCTGAAgaaatgatgatgacatccaaGCCCCGGAAG TATGGTTTCATTGCATGGCTACTGAGCACATGTGTTGGTTTGTTTCTCTCTTTCTTAAG CAAGTCATCAGTTATATTGGGCTTGTCTCTCACAGTACCACTTATGGTGGCTTGCCTCTCATTTGCTGTTCCCATATGGATGTGTAATGGTTACCGTTTCTGGATTCCTGGAAGGGAGTTTGATACTCGTGAAAATGTTAGTCAAGCTCCAGGAAAGAAAGAG CGGGCTCTCTTTGTTATCAGCATAGCTGTTTTCACTGCATCAGTTATTGGCCTTGGTGCAATAGTGTCAGCAAAGCCTTTAGACGCTTTAGGCTATAAAGGGTGGGATGCTGATAAGAACAGCTTCTATTCTCCCTATGCAACATCGATGTATCTTGGATGGGCGTTGTCTTCAACAATTGCTGTGATTACCACGGGGTTGATACCTATTGTTGCTTGGTTTGCAACGTACCGGTTTTCACCTTCATCAGCTATATGTGTTGGCCTCTTTGCAA CTGTTCTTGTGTCCTTTTGTGGTGCATCCTACTGGGGAGTGGTAAATTCACGAGAGGATGGTGTGCCTCTGAAGGCTGATTTCCTGGCAGCATTACTTCCCTTGCTTTGCATTCCTGCATTTTTCTCGCTGTTCACTGGGCTGTACAAATG GAAGGATGATGATTGGAAGATTTCTCGTGGCGTTTACCTCTTTGTTGGCATGGGAATGTTGCTGTTGTTTGGTGCAGTTGCAGCTGTTATTGTCACAATCAGGCCCTGGACT GTTGGAGTTGCTTGCCTCGTAGCCATTCTGTTCCTTGTATTTGTTATTGGGGTCATCCACTACTGGACATCTAACAACTTCTATCTAACTAGGACTCAGATGCTGCTTGTTTGTTCCATTGCTTTTCTCCTAGCCTTGGCTGCCTTCCTGATGGTTTTATTTCACG GAAAGCCTTTTGTTGGAGCATCTATAGGTTATTTCTCATTTATATTTCTTCTCACTGGAAGGGCTTTGACT GTCCTTCTATCACCGCCAATTGTAGTGTATTCGCCAAGAGTATTGCCTGTATATgtttatgatgctcatgcagacTCTGCTAAAAATGTTAG CTATGCCTTTCTTATTCTGTACGGAATTGCATTAGCAACTGAAGTTTGGGGTGTTATTGCTAGTCTAATAATGAGTCCACCATTTGTTGGGGCTGGCGTTTCTGCTGCTACTCTTGTAATTGCTTTCAGTTTTGCTGTTTCTCGACCATGCCTGACTCTTAAG ATGATGGAGGATGCAGTTCATTTTCTCAGCAAGGATACAGTTGTGCAAGCGATGTCACGGTCTGCTAATAAA ACTAGAAATGCTATATCTGGGACTTACTCAGCGCCTCAGAGGTCTGCAAGCTCTGCTGCTCTTTTGGTTGGAGATCCTGCTCTTACATTGGACAGGGCTGGGAACTTTGTGCTTCCTAGGGCTGATGTTATGAAGCTGAGAGATCGTTTGAGAAATGAAGAAATTGCTGCAGGATCTTTCTTATGTGGAGTAAAAGATTGTTTAGTAATTTGCCCCCAGTCCCTGTCAAACGTAGATTATCGGAGGAATATGTGTGCCCATGCACGTATTTTGGCTTTGGAAGAAGCAATTGATACGGAATGGGTGTATATGTGGGATAAATTTGGTGGTTATTTACTTCTGTTGCTTGGATTGACTGCCAAAGCTGAACAAATACAG GATGAAGTACGTCTAAGACTCTTTTTGGATAGCATAGGCCTTTCCGATTTGAGTGCCAAAGAAATTAAGAAATGGATGCCCGAAGATCGGAGGCAATTTGAGCTTATTCAAGAAAG TTACATAAGGGAAAAAGAAATGGAAGAGGAGGCTTTGATGCAAAGGCGAGAGGAAGAAGGGAAGGGAAGAGAAAGGAGGAGGGCATTGCTGGAGAGAGAGGAACGAAAATGGAAGGAGCTCGAAATATCATTGCTTTCTTCCATTCCTAATACTGGAAGCAGGGATGCTGCAGCTATGGCAGCAGCTGTCCGAGCTGTTGGAGGTGATTCTGCCCTGGAAGATTCTTTTGCAAGAGATAGGGTCTCTTCAATAGCCAATCACATACGAAAGGCACAATTGGCTCGGCGAGCAGAACAG ACTGGTATTCCAGGCACTGTATGCATACTTGATGATGAACCGAGGAGTACTGGTCGTCATTGTGGAGAACTTGACCTGTGCCTCTGTCAAAGTCAAAAGGTTACTTTGTCTATTGCTGTCATGGTTCAACCTGTATCTGGTCCAGTGTGTCTTTTTGGAAGTGAATTCCAAAAGAAGGTTTGCTGGGAAATCTTAGTGGCAGGATCAGAACAGGGAATGGAAGCTGGACAGGTTGGTCTTCGATTAGTGACTAAGGGTGAAAGGATGACTACTGTTGCTAAAGAGTGGAATATTGGTGCGTCTAGTATTGCAGATGGCAG GTGGCATCTTGTCACTGTAACTTTAGATGCTGACCTAGGTGAAGCAACTTCTTTCATTGATGGAGTTTATGATGGATATCAGAATGGGTTGCCGTTGCCAACAGATAATGGTATTTGGGAACCTGGGACTGATATTTGGGTTGGTGCTAGGCCACCCACAGACTTAGATGCCTTTGGTAGGTCAGATAGTGAAGGTTCTGACTCAAAGATGCAGATCATGGATGCTTTTCTATGGGGAAGATGTCTCAGTGAAGATGAGGTTACTGTGTTACATACTGCCATGTCTCCTGCTGAGTATGGATTTTTTGACCTTGCACCTGGCGATGCTTGGCATGGAAGTTATTCTGCAAGG GTGGATGACTGGGAAAGTGAAGATGCTTATGAGGTTTATGATCAAGGGGATGTCGAATGGGATGGACAGTACTCAAGTGGTAGGAAACGTCCGGTACATGATGCTGTAGCTATTGACATTGACTCCTTTGCTAGGAGACCAAGAAAACCAAGGTTTGAGACACGTGATGAAGTCAACCAGCGTATGCTTTCTGTTGAAAGGGCTGTCAGGGATGCTCTTGTCGCGAAAGGAGAGAGAAACTTCACTGATCAAGAGTTCCCTCCAGAGGATCGTTCTTTATTTGTAGATCCAATGAATCCACCTCTGAAACTGCAG GTTGTTTCTGAATGGATGAGGCCTTCTGACATAGCAAAGGAGATATCGATCAGTTCTCAGCCTTGCTTGTTTTCGGGTTCTGTGAATTCCTCAGATGTGTGTCAG GGTCGGTTGGGAGACTGTTGGTTCCTAAGTGCAGTCGCAGTTTTAACTGAGATGTCTCGTATATCAGAAGTTATAATCACTCCTGAGTACAACGATGAAGGGATTTACACAGTCAGATTCTGCATTCAG GGTGAGTGGGTAGCCGTGGTTGTTGATGATTGGATCCCGTGTGAGTCTCCGGGGAAACCAGCATTCGCTACTAGTAGAAAGCAAAATGAGCTTTGGGTATCCATTCTTGAGAAGGCTTATGCAAAACTTCATGGCTCTTATGAGGCATTGGAAGGTGGGCTTGTTCAAGATGCTCTAGTGGATCTCACAGGTGGGGCTGGTGAAGAGATTGATATGCGAAGTCCTCAAGCACAACTTGATCTGGCTAGTGGAAGATTGTGGTCCCAGTTGTTGCATTTCAAACaagaaggttttcttcttggtgcTGGAAGTCCTTCTGGATCTGATGCTCACATCTCATCAAGTGGCATTGTTCAGGGACATGCGTACTCAATTTTGCAG GTAAGAGAAGTTGATGGCCACAAGCTCATCCAAATCAGAAATCCATGGGCAAATGAAGTTGAATGGAATGGACCATGGTCAGACTCTTCACCAGAGTGGACCGAACGAATGAAGCATAAGATCATGCATGTTCCACAG TCGAAGAATGGGGTATTCTGGATGTCTTGGCAAGATTTTCAGATTCACTTTCGGTCAATATATGTTTGCCGTGTTTATCCACCTGAGATGCGTTATTCTGTCCATGGGCAATGGCGTGGCTACAATGCAGGTGGTTGCCAAGATTATGACTCATGGCATCAAAATCCACAGTATCGACTTAGAGTAACAGGACGTGATGCACTATACCCTGTTCATGTTTTTATTACCCTTACTCAG GGTGTTGGTTTCTCTAGAAAGACGAATGGTTTCCGTAACTACCAATCTAGTCATGATTCTTCAATGTTTTACATTGGAATGAGGATACTCAAGACACAGGGCTGTCGTGCTGCTTAcaatatctacatgcatgaatCAGCTGGTGGAACAGATTACGTTAACTCAAGAGAGATATCATGTGAACTGGTCTTGGATCCTTATCCCAAAGGGTACACGATTGTGCCAACTACCATCCATCCTGGGGAGGAAGCACCTTTTGTTTTGTCAGTTTTTTCAAAAGCATCAATCAAACTAGAGGCTGTTTAA